The following coding sequences lie in one Miscanthus floridulus cultivar M001 chromosome 9, ASM1932011v1, whole genome shotgun sequence genomic window:
- the LOC136480350 gene encoding basal body protein 10-like, producing the protein MESQPERGRYSVPLADQPKLQPLLQALERLHNHGLTTAVVVVAFHRRRGMRDVRASTPPVPKDAEWRAANRAHAEAYKERKDAEEARHKRKSLERDELEKRRCRKRQVEAPALAPRKMLKVSTSSTARWVVEAQATIQRGVALARANPKESVTQGEATEAATKQAGEEAPTSREAGVLELGEAKAPSITEATEAEAPRTSEAEVAEARASRASEAEVADVGAPRTTEAEVAEAGAPETIEAEVAEAGVGMAEPVAQDAEMEAGQASVAPPVQDPPPSQESAREVEVHSISSDDTSRGKEVADAEAASTAEQLASTSGEGSSVLVRVQPEPRGWDSLRVLWRSRDDPEREPLFALKDTAEGALGFFRAIPSSGGAVTVDSAELEARSLRKSIAEVEDLRLCCADIKAEAATTQEQAAPLAARIKELEEELTQVAGERDTFRSQAEQVVASAKAIAGQLGAEQSTHRLTKGLEKEVTRAAEASVAVEAVLEAEIREHNTLQSATRAACEALEKALAIVSSHYASIDLEAVSDGYVVAEDDEKAEEEVMKLVEAAEAPSMALASLFEEEVVPPTSSADAGDPEF; encoded by the exons atggagagccagccagagagGGGGAGGTACAGCGTCCCGTTGGCTGATCAGCCCAAGTTGCAGCCGCTCCTGCAGGCCCTGGAGAGGCTGCACAACCACGGCCTTACGACGGCCgtggtcgtggtggccttccaccgccggagg gggatgagggatgtgcgagcctccacGCCACCTGTTCCCAAGGACGCGGAGTGGCGGGCGGCAAacagggcgcacgccgaggcataCAAGGAGCGGAAGGATGCTGAGGAGGCAAGGCACAAGAGGAAGAGCCTTGAGCGTGATGAGCTAGAGAAACGTCGCTG CCGGAAGCGTCAGGTGGAAGCGCCCGCCCTGGCGCCACGTAAgatgctcaaggtgagcaccagctccaccgctcgatgggtggtggaggcacaggcCACCATACAGCGTGGCGTGGCGTTAGCCAGGGCCAACCCGAAGGAGTCGGtcacccaaggagaggctaccgaggcggccacaaagcaagcgggggaggaggcgcctacgtCGCGCGAGGCCGGGGTCCTCGAGTTAGGTGAAGCCAAGGCGCCCTCAATCACTGAGGCCACCGAGGCCGAGGCCCCTAGGActtccgaggccgaggtggcagaggcCAGGGCTTCCAGGGCTTCCGAAGCTGAGGTGGCGGACGTTGGGgctcccaggaccaccgaggccgaggtggcggaggctggagcTCCTGAGACCATAGaggccgaggtggcagaggcCGGCGTGGGCATGGCAGAGCCGGTGGCCCAGGATGCAGAGATGGAGGCGGGGCAAGCCTCGGTAGCGCCCCCGGTCCAAGACCCACCGCCGTcacaggagagcgcccgggaggtggaggttcattcaatctcttCTGATGATACTTctcgggggaaggaggtggcggatgccgaggcggccagcaccgcagAGCAGCTAGCTTCGACCTCTGGCGAGGGGAGCTCAGTCCTCGTCCGGGTACAACCCGAACCCCGCGGGTGGGATAGCCtgcgtgtcttgtggcggagccgggacgaccctgagagggagcctctatttgccctcaaggacacggccgagggggcACTGGGGTTCTTTCGAGCAATACCGTCGTCTGGTGGAGCGGTCACTGTGGAtagcgct gagctcgaggcccggtccctcaggaagtcgat cgcggaggtggaggacctccgcctttgctgtgcTGATATCAAGGCCGAGGCAGCCACAACTCAGGAGCAGGCTGCCCCTTTGGCGGcacggatcaaggagctagaggaggagctgacccaggtggccggtgagcgggacaccttcaggtcccaggCCGAACAAGTggtggcctctgccaaggccatcgccgggcagctgggtgcggagcagagcacgcaccggctgacgaaag ggttggagaaggaggtcacccgggcagctgaggcctccgtcgcagtggaggcggtgctcgaggccgagatccgGGAGCACAACACGCTGCAGAGCGCCACCCGTGCCGCCTGCGAAGCCCTAGAG AAAGCCCTGGCCattgtctcctcgcactacgccagcatcgacctcgaggccgtcagtGACGGTTACGTcgtggctgaggatgacgagaaggctgaggaggaggtcatgaagctggtggaggcggctgaggcccctagcATGGCGCTGGCCAgtttgttcgaagaggaggtggttcctcccacgtcgtccgccgacgctggcgaccctgagttttga